Proteins from a single region of Paraglaciecola sp. T6c:
- a CDS encoding RNA recognition motif domain-containing protein, which translates to MNSPTIINIILSVVLAVAGYLLLPVMAANLDPSLALAIGLLLGGILVPIIGSQFSGTSSVAQQADEENSKTLYVGNLPYRANEQAVQQHFELQGQVHSVRLMKDRRTGKRKGYGFVEMTAAGAEKAIQNLNDSEFQERTLKVRMAKDKVEE; encoded by the coding sequence ATGAACTCACCCACTATAATAAATATAATTCTTTCCGTCGTTCTTGCTGTTGCAGGCTATTTACTACTACCTGTCATGGCGGCTAACCTTGATCCTAGCCTCGCGCTAGCTATTGGTTTATTGCTTGGCGGTATTCTCGTCCCCATCATTGGTAGCCAATTTTCTGGTACTTCTTCTGTTGCACAACAGGCCGATGAAGAAAATAGTAAAACTCTATATGTTGGCAACTTGCCTTATCGTGCAAATGAACAAGCTGTTCAACAACATTTTGAATTGCAAGGACAGGTTCACTCCGTTCGTTTGATGAAAGATCGCCGCACAGGTAAACGCAAGGGCTATGGTTTTGTAGAGATGACAGCTGCTGGTGCTGAGAAAGCGATTCAAAACTTGAATGATTCTGAGTTTCAAGAAAGAACGTTGAAAGTACGCATGGCTAAAGACAAAGTCGAAGAATAA